The genomic interval TGTTGATGGTGAAGGCGTCGGGGTCGAAGGGCGCGTCCTCCCAGCCGCCCTCGTCCGTGAACACCTGGAGGCCGCCCTTGCCGGCCTGCCGGTCGAGGATCGTGACCGTGCCGAAGTCGGTGTGCGGGCCGATGCGGAACTGCCCGGGCTCCGGGTCCCCGGTCACCTCCGTGCCCGGATACCAGTTGATGTTGAAGCCGTAGGTCGGATGGTCCATGTGCCGGGAGAAGAAGTCGGGTGCGAGCCCGAGGGCCTCACCGAGCAGGGAGAGCAGCTGCTTCTCCAGCTCGCCCATCTTCTCCAGGTACTCCTCGCACAGGGTCCGGAGCTTCGGCACCTCGGCGGGCCAGACGTTCGGCGCGTACCACTCCGCGTTGACGACCGGGTCCTCGAAGGGCTCGTGGGTGGCGAAGGTCAGCGACTCCTTGAGGTCCGGCGGGGTCTGCGTGCCCTCCGAGTAACCGTTGGCCTCGGCGCCGGGACCAAGCCAGCCACGGCCGCCGACCTTCGCCTCGTACGCCTTCTTCGTCTCCGCGGGCATCCGGAAGAAGGCGCGCGCGGCCTCCCGGATCCCGGAGCGCAGGGCCGGGTCGACGCCGTGCCCGGTCACCAGGAAGAACCCGGCGGTCTGCAGGGCCCGGTCGAGGGTGCGGGCGGTGGCGGCGCGGGCGTCGGGGTCGCCGGAGAGCCAGGGCCCGAGGTCGACGGTCGGAATACGGGGCTGGGGGGTGTCATTCACCGATGTCCTCGTTCCACAGTTCCGGGTTCTTCCCGATGAAGTCGGTCATCATCCGCACGCATTCGGGGTCGTCGACGAGCACGATCTCCACACCGTGCTCGGCGAGCCAGTCGTGGCCGCCGTGGAAGGTGGTGGCCTCCCCGACGACGACCCGCCCGATCCCGAACTGCCGGACCAGACCGGAGCAGTACCAGCAGGGCGAGAGGGTGGTCACCATCGTCGTACCGCGGTACGACCGCTGCCGTCCCGCGGCCCGGAAGGCGGCCGTCTCCGCGTGCAGGGAGGGGTCGCCGTCCTGGACGCGCCGGTTGTGGCCGCGGCCGAGGAGGGTGCCGTCGGCGCCGTAGAGCGCGGCCCCGATGGGGATGCCGCCCTCGGCGAGCCCGGCGCGGGCCTCCTCGACGGCGGTGGCGAGCCACCGGTGTGCCTGTGCCTGATCCATGCCTCTCACTCTCCTGTGGCCGAAACACGAGGGCAACGTGCGGAAAGTACTCTCCGGGCAGCCCACAGCCGGACGAACTGTCGGGAGGCGCACATGCCCGCACTCACCCTTCGCGAGATCCTGGCCCTCGATCCCGTCCGCGCCGCCGGGCCCGAGCTGCTGGCCGGAGACACCGCGCTGGACGGCCCGGTGCGCTGGGTCCATTCGAGCGAGGTGTACGAGGGCGCGAACTTCCTGGACGGCGGCGAGCTGCTGCTCACCAACGGTTTCGGGCTGACGGACGCCGACGAGGAGGTCCGCCGCCGGTACGTGCGCGAGCTGGCCGCCCGGGGCGCCGCCGGGCTCGCGGTGGAGGTCGGCCGCGCCCTGCCCGCCATGCCGCCCGAGGTCACCGACGAGGCCCGCCGCCTGGGTCTGCCCCTGCTGGCCCTGCGCCGGGTCGTGCCCTTCGTGCGGATCACGGAGGCCGCCAACCGGGCGATCGTCGCGCGCGGGCTGTCCGGCCGTTCGGTGGTACGGCCGTGGGGCGACGACCATACGGCGGCCCTGCTCGCCGACCTCGCCGACCGGGCGGCGCTGAACCAGCCGGAGGTGGAGGCGCGGGCGGCGCTCGCCGGGTTCCATCCGGGCCCGGGAGCCCGGCTGATCGGGGTGTCGCTGCACGGCACCCGGGAGGTCAGCACCGTCGACCGGGCGGTACGGCTGCTGGGCGGGGCCGGGGTGCTGCGGGCCGCGTTCCCTGGGGACGTCCTGGCGCTGCTGTCCCTGCCGGGCACGCTCCCCGGTGACCCCGTGAAAGCGGTGCAGGAGGCCTTCCGCACGGCGGCCGCGCCCGGGCTCACCGTGGCGGTGGGCCACGCCGTCTCCGCCTCCGACGGCGGCTGGCTGCGCTGGAGCGACACGCTGCGGGCGGCCCGTACGACCCTGGAACTGGCGTTGACCGTCCCGCCGGCCGAACCGGCCGCCCCCGAGGGCCCGTCGGTGACCTCGTCCCGGGCCCTGGCGCTGGAGCGGGAACTGACCCGGGGCGGCGTGGACGCCAACCGGGACCGCCTGGCGGCGCTGGTCCAGCACGCCCTGGGGCCGCTGCTGGCCTGGGAAGCGGCCCACCCGAGCGACCTGGTGCGAACCCTGGAGGTCCACCTCCGCAACGGCTGCTCACCGACCCGCACGGCGGCCCTCCTCCACATAGGCCGCCAGTCCCTGTACCAGCGCCTGGAGCGCATCGAGTCGTTGCTTGGCCTGGAGATCGACGACCCGGACCTGCTGGGCGAGTTGCTGACGGCGACCTGCGCACAACGGGTGGTACGCACGACGAAAGCCGTCGCACGGGGCGGGCTGCGGACGGTGGCCTAGCGCAGGGTGACGAGGTGCGTCCCGACGAACGGCGCGTAACACGTCACCGTCGACGGCGTCCGCAGCACGTCGTCCTCGGCGAACACCTTCCGCACGGCCTCGAACGACACCTCCCCGCTCACCAGGGGTGCCACCCGGTCGTAGCGCTCCAGCTCCTCCTCCTCACCCCACACGTCCCACAGCAAGGTCTCCACCTTGTTGAGCGCGGCGAGGTCGAGGCGGATGTTCCCCGCCACGAACCGCTCCCCGACGAACGGCTCCTCCCCGGGCAGGCGCAGCCCGAACTCGGTCTCGTCCGCCCCGCCCTCCCGGATCGCCCGCCAGGCCTCACCGGCGACGAGGAACCGCGACCGGGGAACGTCCATCGGGTCGAAGTCCACCGGCCAGTTCGCGGTGATGCCGGGGTCGGCCAGCTGCGCGTCCGCCAGCAGCCAGCCCCGCTTCTCGTCCCAGTACTCGGTGACCACGTGGTCACCGTGGAAGCCGGTCGAGGAGAAGTAGTCGGCGAACCCGGACCGCAGCCGGGCCGGGATGCCCACGTGCCGCAGCAGTGAGACGTGCAGCAGCGTGAAGTCGCGGCAGATCCCGACGAACCGGTCGCCCGGCTCGCGCCGCACGGTCAGCGGCGCGTCGTTCCGCTCGACGATGATCCGCAGGATGTCGTCGATGTACCGGGTCTCGGCGTCCTGGTAGAGCCGGTCGGTGGGATGGGTGTGCCCGAAGAGCTCGCCCTCGACCCGATGGATCATCACCTCCCGGACGATCCGGGCGAGCCGAGCGGGGTCGCGCGGCAACCCGGCGTACCGCGGGGCCATGTCCCCGGGGTCGGAGAACACACTCTGCGTCGCATAGAAGGAGAGGGACACGACGGACCTCCCGAAGGGCATCATCGACCACGCGTTCGATTACGGGTCGGCGCGCCCCACCGTGTCAAAATTCGCCGCCGAATGTCCAGACGGCGGGCGGCCCGTGGTCCGTGACGGGGATCAGCCACCGACCCTCAGCAGGAGCTTGCCCGTGCTCGTCCGCGCCCCCATCAGCCGGTGTGCCTCCGCCGCCTCCTCAAGGCCGAACTCCGCGGTGACCGGCAGGGAGACCGTCCCGTCGGCCACCGTCGCGAACGCCCGCTCCGAGAGGGTCCGCAGCTCGGCGGGGGCGGTTCGGGCGAGGGTGAGGATGGAGAAACCGGCGACGGAGAGGCCGAGGGGATACAGCTCGGGCTGGCCCACGGTCCACGCCGGTGCGCCGCTCGCGTTGCCGAAGGAGACCAGGCGGCCGTAGACCGCGAGGGAGGCCAGACAGTCGCGGAGGGTGTCGCCGCCGACCGGGTCCAGGGCGAGGTCGACCCCACGCCCGCCGGTCGCCGCCCGCAGCGGTTCCGCGAAGTCACCGACGAACACCTCGTCGTACCCGTGCTCGCGGGCGTACGCCGCCTTGGCCTCGCCGGACACCACGCCGTACACCGTCGCGCCGGCCGCCTTCGCCAACTGGCCCACCACGGTGCCGATTCCGCCCGCCGCGCCCTGCACCAGGACCGTCTCCCCCGCCCGGAGCCGACCGACGGTGTGCACGAGGGCGTACGCCGTCGGGAGGACCGCCGGCAGGGTGGCCGCCGTGCGCAGGCCGACGCCGGACGGGAGCGGGAAGACGTTCTCCGTGTCGGCGACGGCCACGTCCGCGTAACCGCCGCCCACCGTCAGGGCGGCCGTCACCTCCTGGCCGACGCTCAGGCCGGTCACGCCCTCGCCCAGCTCCCGGACCCGCCCGGACACCTCCAGACCGGGGACGAAGGGCAGCCCCGGCACCCGGTAGCCCTCCGCGCGCGCCTTCAGGTCGGCGAAGTTCACCCCGGCGTACGCCACATCGACGCTCACCTGGCCGGGTCCGGGGCCCGGAACGTCCGCCTCCACGACCTTGAGCACCTCGGGACCGCCGTACTCCTGGAACTCCACCGCGCGCATGCCTCACCCCTACTGTTCAACGGAAACCGAACACTCGCCACTGTATGGTTTTCATCGAACACTCGGCAAGCGGAACGGAAGGAACGGCAGCGATCCATGAGCACGCCCCGGCACCGGACCGCCCCCGAGCACACCCACCCTGACGACGTCCCGGTGCTCACGGCACTCGCCGCGCTCGCCGATCCCGTCCGCCTCACCCTGGTGCGGGAGCTGGCCGGTTCGCCCGAGTGGAGCCGGGCCTGCGGCACCTTCGACGTGCCCGTCGGCAAAGCGGCCCTCAGCCACCACTTCACGGTGCTGCGCGCGGCCGGGCTCGTGGAGCAGCGGGACGAGGGGCCGCGGCGCGTCAACCGGCTGCGCCGGGCGGAGTTCGACGCGCGCTTCCCGGGCCTGCTGGAACTCGTGCTCCGAACGGAGCCCAGCGCCTGATCAACAAGCTCAAGGCATGGCGAGGGGGCCCCGCGCACGCCAAGGCCGGCGGCGCCTTCCCGCTGGGGCGCTGCGGCGCTCAGGACTGGGCGGGTGCGGCGCTGGTCGTTCGCATCGGAGTGCGCTGGGTGATGAGGGCGGGCAGGGTGCCGGGGCGCAGGAAGAGCCTGGGGGTGGGGCGGTGGCGGTGTCCCGGCGGGGTGTGGAGTCGCCAGTGCTGGGTGATGGTGGCGAGTGCGGTGAGCATATGGGTGGTGGCGAGCTGGTCGCCGATGCATTTGCGGGGACCGGTACCGAAGGTGAGCTGGGCGACTTTATGCAGGGCGCGGGTGCGTTCGGGCAGCCAGCGGTCGGGGTCGAAGCGCAGGGGGTCGTGGTGGATGCCGGGATGGTGGTGGGCGGCGTAGGCGCCGTAGGCGATCTCGGTTCCGGCGGGGAAGTCGGTGGTGCCGAGGCGGACGGTGCGCAGCGTGCGGCGGGCCAGCAGCCACACCGTCGGGTGCAGGCGCATCACTTCGGTGAGCAGGCGCCGCGTGTAGTGCAGGCGGGGCAGGTCCTCGGCCTGCACGGGGCGGCCGGACAGGACGGTGTCGAGTTCGGCGTGCAGGCGCTCTTCCGCGTCGGGGTGGCGGGACAGCTCGAGGAAGACGTGGGGCAGGACGTCGGCGATACCGTGGACGGCGGCGAACATGTAGAACGTGATCTCGTTGACGATCTGCTCGTCGCTCATGGCTTCGCCGGTGTCGTGGTAGCGGGCGGACAGCAGCGCGGACAGCACGTCACCACGGTCCCGGGGATCGGCCCGGTGCTGTTCGATGGCGCCGGTGACGGCCGCGCGCAGACGAGCCACCGCTCGCTTGAAAGAACCGGTTCCGGGCACACCGGAGAGCCGGCCGAGCCGGGGCAGGGCCACGCGCCAGTACACCCCGGTCGTGGAGGAGGCGGTGAGCGCGGCCAGCGCGCCGGCCATGGAGTCCGTGGCTGCGCAGAAGGTGCGGGCGGTGACGTCGTAGGCAAGGCGAGCCAGGTCCTGGTCCAGGCGGAGCGTCTGTCCGGCCTGCCAGTGTCGGCAGTGCGTTTGGGTCAGCTCCCGTACCTGCGGTACCTGGGCGGCGGTGCGGCGGGGGTGGAAGGCGGGCTGGAGGGCGCGGCGGTGCCGACGGTGGGCTTCGAACAACGTCAGCCCGTCGAAGTGGATGTCCATCAGCAGGCTGGGCCCGAACTGGGGCGCGGCGCCGTCGGTGATCCGCCCCTTGGCGTAGTCGCGCGTGTCGGTGACGAGCATGCGATGCAGCAGATCGGGGTCGGTGACCAGATAGACGTCCGGCCCGGGCCCTTTGAGCCGGACCACCGGGGCGAGCGTGTTGGCCTTCCTCATCAACGGCAGCGGGTCGCGCAGCAGGTGCAGTCCGTGTCCGATGAAGGGGAGCGCGCCGGGCATGGTCGGGACGGTTGCGGACATGGAGCCTCGCCCTCTTCTGCTGGACACACAACGAAGTTGAGACTGTACGCTGCGTCACCATGCCAGAGGTAATTGTGATCGGGTCGGGGTTCGGCGGGAGCGTGGCCGCGCTGCGCCTGGCGCAGAAGGGCTACCGGGTCACCGTCCTGGAGACCGGACGCCGCTTCGCCGACGAGGAGTTCGCCTCCCGCCCTTGGCAGTTGCACCGCATGCTCTGGGCGCCGCGCCTCGGCCTGCACGGCATCCTGCGCATCCGGCTGCGCCGCAACCTGCTGGCCATCAGCGGGGCCGGCCTGGGCGGCGGCTCGCTGGCTTACGCGGGCGTGCATTACCGGCCCGACGAGGACGCCTTCCAGGAGCCGGGCTGGCCCCCAGGAGTCGAATGGGCCAGCGAACTCGCCCCGTACTTCGATGTGGCCGAACGCATGCTGGGAACCACCACCGTGCCGGGGCAGGCCCGGCCGGGCGCCGGAGAGCGGGTGCTGCACGAGATCGGCGAGGCCCTCGGCGCCCGGCCGCACCCGGTCCGGGCCGGCATCCACTTCGGTCCGCCGCAACAGATGCTGGCCGACCCCTACTTCGCTGGCCAGGGCCCCGCCCGTGCCGGCTGCACCCTGTGCGGGAGCTGTGTCACCGGCTGCCGCCAGGGCGCCAAGAACACTCTCACCAAGAATTACCTCCACCTCGCCGAACAACTCGGCGCACGTCTGCGCCCGATGACCACCGTCACCGCCCTGTGGCCGCGCCCCGGCGGCGGCTGGACGGTCCGCACCGCCCCCTCCACCCCCGGCAAGCGCCGTGGCGAAACGTTGAGCGCCGACCACGTCGTCCTGGCCGCCGGCGCCTGGGGCACCACCGAACTGCTCCACCGCGCCCGCGCCGCCGGCGCCCTCCCCGATCTCTCCCTGGCATTGGGAACACGGGTGTGCACCAACCGCGGCGTCCCCCTGGCAGCCGCTGCCCCCCACTTCGACGTCGGACCCGGCATCGCCATCAGCTCCGCCGTACGCCCCACCCCTTCCACCCTGGTGCAGCTGTGCCGCGTCGGCCCCGGCACAGCCCCGCTCGCCGCCGCCTTCGCCTCCCTCACCGGCCCGCCCGGACCGGGGCAAACACCGCCCGCACGCCGCTTCGAGCAGCACACCGCCCTGCTCTTCGCCATGGAACGCAGCAACTCCGTCCTCACCAGCCGTTACCGGCGCGGCCGCCTGACCTTCACCACCCCCGACAGCACGAAGCCGACG from Streptomyces sp. CC0208 carries:
- a CDS encoding 2-oxoglutarate and iron-dependent oxygenase domain-containing protein is translated as MNDTPQPRIPTVDLGPWLSGDPDARAATARTLDRALQTAGFFLVTGHGVDPALRSGIREAARAFFRMPAETKKAYEAKVGGRGWLGPGAEANGYSEGTQTPPDLKESLTFATHEPFEDPVVNAEWYAPNVWPAEVPKLRTLCEEYLEKMGELEKQLLSLLGEALGLAPDFFSRHMDHPTYGFNINWYPGTEVTGDPEPGQFRIGPHTDFGTVTILDRQAGKGGLQVFTDEGGWEDAPFDPDAFTINIGDLMARWTGDRWRSGRHRVLPPPADAPAEELMSLVYFGECTPGTTVESVPAPVGRVAYEPVDSHVYLRAKLDSITVG
- a CDS encoding nucleoside deaminase, producing MDQAQAHRWLATAVEEARAGLAEGGIPIGAALYGADGTLLGRGHNRRVQDGDPSLHAETAAFRAAGRQRSYRGTTMVTTLSPCWYCSGLVRQFGIGRVVVGEATTFHGGHDWLAEHGVEIVLVDDPECVRMMTDFIGKNPELWNEDIGE
- a CDS encoding PucR family transcriptional regulator; its protein translation is MPALTLREILALDPVRAAGPELLAGDTALDGPVRWVHSSEVYEGANFLDGGELLLTNGFGLTDADEEVRRRYVRELAARGAAGLAVEVGRALPAMPPEVTDEARRLGLPLLALRRVVPFVRITEAANRAIVARGLSGRSVVRPWGDDHTAALLADLADRAALNQPEVEARAALAGFHPGPGARLIGVSLHGTREVSTVDRAVRLLGGAGVLRAAFPGDVLALLSLPGTLPGDPVKAVQEAFRTAAAPGLTVAVGHAVSASDGGWLRWSDTLRAARTTLELALTVPPAEPAAPEGPSVTSSRALALERELTRGGVDANRDRLAALVQHALGPLLAWEAAHPSDLVRTLEVHLRNGCSPTRTAALLHIGRQSLYQRLERIESLLGLEIDDPDLLGELLTATCAQRVVRTTKAVARGGLRTVA
- a CDS encoding transglutaminase domain-containing protein → MSLSFYATQSVFSDPGDMAPRYAGLPRDPARLARIVREVMIHRVEGELFGHTHPTDRLYQDAETRYIDDILRIIVERNDAPLTVRREPGDRFVGICRDFTLLHVSLLRHVGIPARLRSGFADYFSSTGFHGDHVVTEYWDEKRGWLLADAQLADPGITANWPVDFDPMDVPRSRFLVAGEAWRAIREGGADETEFGLRLPGEEPFVGERFVAGNIRLDLAALNKVETLLWDVWGEEEELERYDRVAPLVSGEVSFEAVRKVFAEDDVLRTPSTVTCYAPFVGTHLVTLR
- a CDS encoding zinc-binding dehydrogenase, translating into MRAVEFQEYGGPEVLKVVEADVPGPGPGQVSVDVAYAGVNFADLKARAEGYRVPGLPFVPGLEVSGRVRELGEGVTGLSVGQEVTAALTVGGGYADVAVADTENVFPLPSGVGLRTAATLPAVLPTAYALVHTVGRLRAGETVLVQGAAGGIGTVVGQLAKAAGATVYGVVSGEAKAAYAREHGYDEVFVGDFAEPLRAATGGRGVDLALDPVGGDTLRDCLASLAVYGRLVSFGNASGAPAWTVGQPELYPLGLSVAGFSILTLARTAPAELRTLSERAFATVADGTVSLPVTAEFGLEEAAEAHRLMGARTSTGKLLLRVGG
- a CDS encoding helix-turn-helix domain-containing protein — protein: MSTPRHRTAPEHTHPDDVPVLTALAALADPVRLTLVRELAGSPEWSRACGTFDVPVGKAALSHHFTVLRAAGLVEQRDEGPRRVNRLRRAEFDARFPGLLELVLRTEPSA
- a CDS encoding cytochrome P450, giving the protein MSATVPTMPGALPFIGHGLHLLRDPLPLMRKANTLAPVVRLKGPGPDVYLVTDPDLLHRMLVTDTRDYAKGRITDGAAPQFGPSLLMDIHFDGLTLFEAHRRHRRALQPAFHPRRTAAQVPQVRELTQTHCRHWQAGQTLRLDQDLARLAYDVTARTFCAATDSMAGALAALTASSTTGVYWRVALPRLGRLSGVPGTGSFKRAVARLRAAVTGAIEQHRADPRDRGDVLSALLSARYHDTGEAMSDEQIVNEITFYMFAAVHGIADVLPHVFLELSRHPDAEERLHAELDTVLSGRPVQAEDLPRLHYTRRLLTEVMRLHPTVWLLARRTLRTVRLGTTDFPAGTEIAYGAYAAHHHPGIHHDPLRFDPDRWLPERTRALHKVAQLTFGTGPRKCIGDQLATTHMLTALATITQHWRLHTPPGHRHRPTPRLFLRPGTLPALITQRTPMRTTSAAPAQS
- a CDS encoding GMC family oxidoreductase produces the protein MPEVIVIGSGFGGSVAALRLAQKGYRVTVLETGRRFADEEFASRPWQLHRMLWAPRLGLHGILRIRLRRNLLAISGAGLGGGSLAYAGVHYRPDEDAFQEPGWPPGVEWASELAPYFDVAERMLGTTTVPGQARPGAGERVLHEIGEALGARPHPVRAGIHFGPPQQMLADPYFAGQGPARAGCTLCGSCVTGCRQGAKNTLTKNYLHLAEQLGARLRPMTTVTALWPRPGGGWTVRTAPSTPGKRRGETLSADHVVLAAGAWGTTELLHRARAAGALPDLSLALGTRVCTNRGVPLAAAAPHFDVGPGIAISSAVRPTPSTLVQLCRVGPGTAPLAAAFASLTGPPGPGQTPPARRFEQHTALLFAMERSNSVLTSRYRRGRLTFTTPDSTKPTSLRMPAAEDVARAYASRIGGRAYTWWPSRLLRMPVTVHQLGGCPLGDDPQTSVADLQHRVHRYPTLHLSDASVITANLGVNPSLTITAMAERAMSHWPDA